One Hordeum vulgare subsp. vulgare chromosome 4H, MorexV3_pseudomolecules_assembly, whole genome shotgun sequence DNA window includes the following coding sequences:
- the LOC123449076 gene encoding chromosome transmission fidelity protein 18 homolog isoform X1 — protein MAADMEMPDPEELEWMESNGLLPEEEEYAYFDDPDEGFLPAATDACKPPAPPQETTTSPAKPADEVTEANLKRPPPPPPPEQEEERSKRRNVDPVDSVDEDWLRYSPPPAAEVVAEKIVSRFASEIQGDSMPVTAPNGERVYAKLTTEKLFSEVIEGTRRRTSFSNHDGLLSESFHLLTMQAEQEAIAKALLESTETQNVEGFPLTPIVTEQLWVEKYAPHSFTELLSDEHTNREVLLWLKQWDSCVFGSHIRGTSDDTLSALRRHSCTIQKNSSSRSFFSKIKGGYVMGQDSMPQNASGSNSEDLKSTFHKKPSVDNAPEQKVLLLCGPAGLGKTTLAHVAAKHCGYHVVEINASDDRSASSIEPKILDVVQMNSIMSDSKPKCLVIDEIDGALGDGKGAVEVILKMINADKNNNLDRSTGAEETQVQKASSRKSHKTAKLLRPVICICNDLYAPALRKLRQVAKVHIFVQPTISRVVNRLKYICKKEGFKTSSIALSALADYTECDIRSCLNTLQFLNKKREALNISGFDSQVVGRKDMSKSIFDVWKQVLQKKKLKRAEMADSNVNGDKDIGSLFSLISNRGDYDVTMDGIHENFLKLSYHDPMLHKTVKCLDVLGVSDYLMQYVFRTQHMSLQAYQPPIAITISRIIAQVEKPNIEWPKALQRCRAMLLEKKDTLKTWQNRMSPLISRHLSVESFVGDIASAFLHILSPLSLRPVAINLMSEREKNEFVQLVDTMVAYSVTYKSTKFEPQERANGFIVPMDIPSLSFDPPINDIIRFKDYQSEHIGLSLAMKQVLVHEVEKQKIIKDSAGKLLNQINEGVRSEVPITTYQKTATGTVCDTSHGSSNGKSATPPVQLNSASSLSGKGLAPAKRPSSRPTDFFQSFRKERPGGAKAHVDAGQQGTTVQRDLRPLIFKYNEGYTNAVKRPVRVRDLLL, from the exons ATGGCGGCCGACATGGAGATGCCAGATCCGGAGGAGCTCGAGTGGATGGAGAGCAACGGCCTCCTCCCGGAAGAGGAGGAGTACGCCTACTTCGACGACCCCGACGAGGGCTTCCTCCCAGCCGCCACCGACGCGTGCAAACCGCCCGCCCCCCCGCAGGAGACCACCACCTCCCCCGCAAAGCCCGCAG ATGAAGTGACGGAAGCCAATCTGAAGCGGCCTCCCCCTCCGCCTCCaccggagcaggaggaggagaggagcaaGAGGAGGAATGTCGATCCGGTGGATTCGGTGGACGAAGATTGGCTGCGGTACTCGCCACCTCCCGCCGCCGAAGTCGTCGCCGAGAAGATTGTATCGCGGTTCGCGTCGGAGATCCAGGGGGACTCTATGCCCGTCACAGCACCCAACGGAGAAAGAGTTTATGCCAAGCTTACGACGGAGAAATTGTTTAGCGAAGTAATTGAGGGAACCAGGCGAAGGACTTCATTTTCCAACCACGATG GGCTTCTCTCAGAATCATTTCACTTGTTGACTATGCAAGCGGAGCAAGAGGCTATAGCAAAG GCCTTGCTGGAAAGCACAGAGACACAGAATGTTGAGGGTTTTCCGTTGACTCCAATAGTCACAGAACAACTTTGGGTGGAGAAATATGCACCACACTCTTTCACAGAGCTGTTAAGTGATGAGCACACAAACAGGGAG GTACTTCTGTGGTTAAAACAATGGGACTCCTGTGTGTTTGGGTCCCATATCCGGGGTACAAGTGATGATACTTTATCCGCCTTACGTAGGCATTCTTGTACCATTCAAAAGAACTCAAGTAGCAGAAGTTTCTTTTCCAAGATCAAGGGAGGCTATGTCATGGGTCAAGATAGCATGCCCCAAAATGCATCTGGCAGCAACTCAGAAGATTTGAAAAGCACCTTTCACAAAAAGCCTTCCGTTGATAACGCACCAGAACAAAAG GTGTTGCTACTATGTGGTCCAGCTGGCCTTGGGAAGACAACACTCGCTCATGTGGCAGCCAAACATTGTGGTTACCATGTTGTGGAG ATAAATGCCAGTGATGATCGTTCGGCTTCATCCATTGAACCAAAAATACTTGATGTAGTTCAGATGAACTCTATCATGTCAGATTCCAAACCTAAGTGTCTG gtaatTGATGAAATTGATGGAGCGCTTGGTGATGGAAAGGGGGCAGTGGAGGTTATTTTAAAGATG ATCAATGCTGATAAGAACAACAATTTGGACAGAAGCACTGGAGCTGAAGAAACTCAAGTCCAAAAGGCTTCGTCAAGGAAAAGTCATAAAACAGCAAAACTACTGAGGCCT GTAATTTGTATATGCAATGACCTGTATGCTCCAGCCTTGAGAAAACTACGCCAAGTAGCAAA GGTTCATATTTTTGTGCAGCCAACGATTAGTCGTGTGGTGAACAG GCTCAAGTACATATGCAAGAAGGAAGGATTCAAGACAAGTTCGATTGCTCTTTCTGCATTAGCAGATTATACTG AATGTGACATTCGATCATGCCTGAACACTCTTCAATTTCTGAACAAGAAAAGAGAGGCACTAAACATT TCTGGGTTTGATTCACAAGTCGTTGGACGGAAGGACATGTCCAAAAGCATCTTTGATGTTTGGAAACAG GTTCTTCAAAAGAAAAAACTCAAGCGGGCGGAAATGGCAGATTCTAATGTGAACGGAGACAAGGACATTGGCTCTCTGTTCTCACTCATATCTAACCG TGGTGACTATGATGTTACTATGGATGGGATTCATGAGAACTTCTTAAAACTCTCTTACCATGATCCAATGCTGCACAAGACC GTGAAATGCCTTGATGTACTTGGAGTTTCTGATTATTTGATGCAATATGTTTTCCGAACTCAGCATATGTCACTCCAAG CATATCAACCTCCTATTGCCATCACTATAAGCCGTATTATTGCTCAAGTTGAGAAGCCAAATATTGAGTGGCCGAAAGCCCTGCAAAG GTGCCGAGCAATGCTTTTGGAAAAGAAGGATACATTGAAGACCTGGCAAAACAGAATGTCACCTCTCATTTCAAGGCACCTGTCAGTGGAATCTTTTGTTGGAGACATTGCTTCAGCCTTTTTACACATTCTTTCCCCATTGAGTCTGAGACCT GTGGCAATTAATTTGATGTCAGAGAGGGAAAAAAATGAATTTGTGCAGCTAGTTGATACTATGGTTGCTTACTCGGTTACATACAAAAGCACAAAGTTTGAACCTCAAGAAAGGGCAAATGGATTTATTGTGCCTATGGATATTCCTTCACTTTCATTTGATCCTCCAATCAATGATATCATACGCTTTAAG GATTATCAATCCGAGCACATTGGTCTCTCTTTGGCCATGAAACAGGTCTTGGTGCACGAG GTAGAGAAGCAGAAGATCATCAAAGATAGCGCAGGAAAATTGTTGAACCAAATTAATGAAGGAGTTAGGAGTGAAGTTCCAATAACTACATaccagaaaacagcaactggtaCTGTATGTGATACTTCCCACGGTAGCTCTAATGGAAAATCAGCTACACCTCCAGTGCAGCTAAACTCAGCCTCTAGTTTGAGTGGTAAAGGTCTTGCACCTGCAAAGAGACCCTCAAGTCGCCCAACTGATTTCTTTCAAAG CTTTAGGAAAGAAAGACCAGGGGGTGCAAAGGCTCATGTTGATGCAgggcagcaaggaacaacagttcaGAGGGACTTGCGCCCACTGATCTTCAAATACAATGAG GGCTACACAAATGCAGTTAAAAGACCAGTCAGAGTTCGCGACCTTCTGCTCTAG
- the LOC123449076 gene encoding chromosome transmission fidelity protein 18 homolog isoform X2: MAADMEMPDPEELEWMESNGLLPEEEEYAYFDDPDEGFLPAATDACKPPAPPQETTTSPAKPADEVTEANLKRPPPPPPPEQEEERSKRRNVDPVDSVDEDWLRYSPPPAAEVVAEKIVSRFASEIQGDSMPVTAPNGERVYAKLTTEKLFSEVIEGTRRRTSFSNHDGLLSESFHLLTMQAEQEAIAKALLESTETQNVEGFPLTPIVTEQLWVEKYAPHSFTELLSDEHTNREVLLWLKQWDSCVFGSHIRGTSDDTLSALRRHSCTIQKNSSSRSFFSKIKGGYVMGQDSMPQNASGSNSEDLKSTFHKKPSVDNAPEQKVLLLCGPAGLGKTTLAHVAAKHCGYHVVEINASDDRSASSIEPKILDVVQMNSIMSDSKPKCLVIDEIDGALGDGKGAVEVILKMINADKNNNLDRSTGAEETQVQKASSRKSHKTAKLLRPVICICNDLYAPALRKLRQVAKVHIFVQPTISRVVNRLKYICKKEGFKTSSIALSALADYTECDIRSCLNTLQFLNKKREALNISGFDSQVVGRKDMSKSIFDVWKQVLQKKKLKRAEMADSNVNGDKDIGSLFSLISNRGDYDVTMDGIHENFLKLSYHDPMLHKTVKCLDVLGVSDYLMQYVFRTQHMSLQAYQPPIAITISRIIAQVEKPNIEWPKALQRCRAMLLEKKDTLKTWQNRMSPLISRHLSVESFVGDIASAFLHILSPLSLRPVAINLMSEREKNEFVQLVDTMVAYSVTYKSTKFEPQERANGFIVPMDIPSLSFDPPINDIIRFKDYQSEHIGLSLAMKQVLVHEGFQRIWKQNLFVGNGREAEDHQR; this comes from the exons ATGGCGGCCGACATGGAGATGCCAGATCCGGAGGAGCTCGAGTGGATGGAGAGCAACGGCCTCCTCCCGGAAGAGGAGGAGTACGCCTACTTCGACGACCCCGACGAGGGCTTCCTCCCAGCCGCCACCGACGCGTGCAAACCGCCCGCCCCCCCGCAGGAGACCACCACCTCCCCCGCAAAGCCCGCAG ATGAAGTGACGGAAGCCAATCTGAAGCGGCCTCCCCCTCCGCCTCCaccggagcaggaggaggagaggagcaaGAGGAGGAATGTCGATCCGGTGGATTCGGTGGACGAAGATTGGCTGCGGTACTCGCCACCTCCCGCCGCCGAAGTCGTCGCCGAGAAGATTGTATCGCGGTTCGCGTCGGAGATCCAGGGGGACTCTATGCCCGTCACAGCACCCAACGGAGAAAGAGTTTATGCCAAGCTTACGACGGAGAAATTGTTTAGCGAAGTAATTGAGGGAACCAGGCGAAGGACTTCATTTTCCAACCACGATG GGCTTCTCTCAGAATCATTTCACTTGTTGACTATGCAAGCGGAGCAAGAGGCTATAGCAAAG GCCTTGCTGGAAAGCACAGAGACACAGAATGTTGAGGGTTTTCCGTTGACTCCAATAGTCACAGAACAACTTTGGGTGGAGAAATATGCACCACACTCTTTCACAGAGCTGTTAAGTGATGAGCACACAAACAGGGAG GTACTTCTGTGGTTAAAACAATGGGACTCCTGTGTGTTTGGGTCCCATATCCGGGGTACAAGTGATGATACTTTATCCGCCTTACGTAGGCATTCTTGTACCATTCAAAAGAACTCAAGTAGCAGAAGTTTCTTTTCCAAGATCAAGGGAGGCTATGTCATGGGTCAAGATAGCATGCCCCAAAATGCATCTGGCAGCAACTCAGAAGATTTGAAAAGCACCTTTCACAAAAAGCCTTCCGTTGATAACGCACCAGAACAAAAG GTGTTGCTACTATGTGGTCCAGCTGGCCTTGGGAAGACAACACTCGCTCATGTGGCAGCCAAACATTGTGGTTACCATGTTGTGGAG ATAAATGCCAGTGATGATCGTTCGGCTTCATCCATTGAACCAAAAATACTTGATGTAGTTCAGATGAACTCTATCATGTCAGATTCCAAACCTAAGTGTCTG gtaatTGATGAAATTGATGGAGCGCTTGGTGATGGAAAGGGGGCAGTGGAGGTTATTTTAAAGATG ATCAATGCTGATAAGAACAACAATTTGGACAGAAGCACTGGAGCTGAAGAAACTCAAGTCCAAAAGGCTTCGTCAAGGAAAAGTCATAAAACAGCAAAACTACTGAGGCCT GTAATTTGTATATGCAATGACCTGTATGCTCCAGCCTTGAGAAAACTACGCCAAGTAGCAAA GGTTCATATTTTTGTGCAGCCAACGATTAGTCGTGTGGTGAACAG GCTCAAGTACATATGCAAGAAGGAAGGATTCAAGACAAGTTCGATTGCTCTTTCTGCATTAGCAGATTATACTG AATGTGACATTCGATCATGCCTGAACACTCTTCAATTTCTGAACAAGAAAAGAGAGGCACTAAACATT TCTGGGTTTGATTCACAAGTCGTTGGACGGAAGGACATGTCCAAAAGCATCTTTGATGTTTGGAAACAG GTTCTTCAAAAGAAAAAACTCAAGCGGGCGGAAATGGCAGATTCTAATGTGAACGGAGACAAGGACATTGGCTCTCTGTTCTCACTCATATCTAACCG TGGTGACTATGATGTTACTATGGATGGGATTCATGAGAACTTCTTAAAACTCTCTTACCATGATCCAATGCTGCACAAGACC GTGAAATGCCTTGATGTACTTGGAGTTTCTGATTATTTGATGCAATATGTTTTCCGAACTCAGCATATGTCACTCCAAG CATATCAACCTCCTATTGCCATCACTATAAGCCGTATTATTGCTCAAGTTGAGAAGCCAAATATTGAGTGGCCGAAAGCCCTGCAAAG GTGCCGAGCAATGCTTTTGGAAAAGAAGGATACATTGAAGACCTGGCAAAACAGAATGTCACCTCTCATTTCAAGGCACCTGTCAGTGGAATCTTTTGTTGGAGACATTGCTTCAGCCTTTTTACACATTCTTTCCCCATTGAGTCTGAGACCT GTGGCAATTAATTTGATGTCAGAGAGGGAAAAAAATGAATTTGTGCAGCTAGTTGATACTATGGTTGCTTACTCGGTTACATACAAAAGCACAAAGTTTGAACCTCAAGAAAGGGCAAATGGATTTATTGTGCCTATGGATATTCCTTCACTTTCATTTGATCCTCCAATCAATGATATCATACGCTTTAAG GATTATCAATCCGAGCACATTGGTCTCTCTTTGGCCATGAAACAGGTCTTGGTGCACGAG GGCTTTCAGAGAATATGGAAACAAAACTTGTTTGTAGGAAATG GTAGAGAAGCAGAAGATCATCAAAGATAG